A single window of Ammoniphilus sp. CFH 90114 DNA harbors:
- a CDS encoding replication protein, with protein MLLNKLVNDQTERLQNAQYHAWFHHHQCADGWITVAKKEKNVFKSYHYRPAELAPELSKWIGEDVYFSQNTFYKPLRRIEHIRQLRSLYVDVDCYLLNYDTDWVMGKLVHEFFGEIMPEPNLIIFSGRGIVLVWLIEPVPHQALPLWQAIQNYFCEQLKGIGGDTKALDAARVFRIAGSINSKTGTEVVVQYRHDYHYVLRDLQKEYLPDIPDNPNKKAKGRQKKVVQIYNIHRLYHARLLDLVKLCEIRNYDMKGYRETTLFLYRYWNCCFLGDPEDALNQTLSLNSEFKEPLSDKEVTRATRSAEKAWLLKNDKKADKLAKEKGYPGAGYNLKNETIIEWLDITEEEQLQLVSVIGNNVKRQRNTAAKREKRRTEGVKPRDEYLEAQQEKTEDKLLILQRAIEENPKVKRKDLANLLSVSIYRVDQLKHLLKSL; from the coding sequence ATGCTGTTAAACAAACTGGTAAACGATCAAACAGAGCGACTGCAAAATGCACAATATCATGCGTGGTTTCATCATCATCAATGCGCCGATGGGTGGATTACGGTTGCTAAAAAAGAAAAAAATGTTTTCAAGTCATATCACTATCGGCCCGCGGAATTGGCTCCTGAATTGTCTAAGTGGATTGGAGAGGATGTTTATTTTAGTCAAAATACATTTTATAAGCCACTACGACGTATTGAGCACATAAGGCAATTACGATCTTTATATGTAGATGTGGATTGTTACTTACTTAATTACGACACCGATTGGGTGATGGGTAAGTTAGTCCATGAGTTTTTTGGAGAAATCATGCCGGAGCCGAATCTGATTATTTTTTCAGGGCGTGGCATTGTCCTGGTCTGGTTGATAGAACCAGTACCTCATCAAGCCTTACCACTTTGGCAAGCCATTCAAAACTATTTTTGTGAGCAATTGAAGGGTATAGGTGGAGATACAAAAGCACTAGATGCAGCTCGAGTGTTTCGAATTGCTGGAAGTATTAACTCCAAAACCGGTACGGAAGTGGTCGTTCAATATCGTCATGATTATCACTATGTTCTGCGTGATCTACAAAAGGAGTATTTACCGGACATTCCGGACAACCCTAATAAAAAAGCAAAGGGACGTCAAAAAAAGGTAGTTCAAATTTACAATATTCATAGACTCTATCATGCTCGATTACTTGATTTAGTAAAATTATGTGAGATACGCAATTACGATATGAAGGGCTACCGCGAAACGACGCTCTTCCTATACCGCTACTGGAATTGTTGCTTTCTTGGTGACCCAGAAGATGCTTTAAATCAGACACTCAGTTTAAATTCCGAGTTTAAGGAACCGTTAAGTGACAAAGAAGTTACCCGAGCTACTCGAAGTGCTGAAAAAGCTTGGTTGCTTAAGAATGATAAAAAGGCTGACAAGCTTGCAAAGGAAAAAGGGTATCCTGGTGCTGGTTACAACCTCAAAAACGAAACCATTATCGAATGGTTAGATATTACAGAGGAAGAGCAACTCCAATTAGTTAGTGTGATTGGAAATAATGTTAAGCGCCAGAGAAATACGGCTGCAAAGAGGGAGAAGAGAAGAACTGAAGGAGTTAAGCCACGGGATGAGTATCTTGAAGCACAGCAGGAAAAGACTGAGGATAAATTGCTAATATTGCAGCGAGCCATAGAGGAAAATCCAAAGGTAAAACGTAAAGATTTAGCTAATCTGTTAAGTGTATCAATCTATCGAGTAGACCAACTAAAACATCTATTAAAAAGTTTGTAG
- a CDS encoding helix-turn-helix transcriptional regulator yields the protein MGTSMLKVILAERDISQKELAAVTGLSTKTISQICSGKQKPQIDNAYLISEALGLHVTKVFPQYSGLTKSYVMDRTTTRF from the coding sequence ATGGGGACATCAATGCTTAAGGTTATATTAGCGGAAAGGGATATATCACAGAAAGAGCTAGCTGCTGTTACTGGACTAAGTACAAAAACCATATCTCAAATTTGTAGTGGGAAACAAAAACCACAAATTGATAATGCTTATCTCATCTCTGAAGCTTTGGGTCTGCATGTCACAAAAGTATTTCCCCAGTATTCCGGCTTAACAAAATCTTATGTTATGGATCGTACTACAACTAGATTCTAG
- a CDS encoding MerR family transcriptional regulator gives MSEEKNYWRIIDFAAQVGKHYNTVDSWFKKLEEKRIHYIQRTTETDEKVYDQTDLMIAQHIVTYREKKWSLDSIFDDLPNHCELRPFPNDEVKNESHVIDMKAITTELSNIYEQIAITRFNQMRDELTHELKKEILRSIPQPPSRQERITDWITMQRIQSHLESEAIDLWMEKPDSDRIKKAWFGLRKEEDLNKRDQFIKKYVASHLHDRLQKEFYNDGDDH, from the coding sequence ATGAGCGAAGAAAAGAATTATTGGCGTATCATAGACTTTGCGGCCCAAGTCGGGAAGCATTACAACACCGTTGATTCCTGGTTTAAAAAGCTCGAGGAGAAGAGGATTCACTATATACAACGGACTACTGAGACTGATGAAAAAGTCTATGATCAAACTGATCTTATGATTGCTCAACATATTGTTACATACCGAGAGAAGAAGTGGTCCTTAGACTCAATCTTTGATGATCTGCCAAATCATTGTGAATTGCGACCATTTCCAAATGATGAAGTAAAGAATGAATCACATGTGATTGACATGAAGGCTATTACAACAGAGCTATCTAATATATATGAGCAAATAGCTATAACAAGGTTTAATCAAATGAGGGATGAGTTAACACATGAACTAAAAAAAGAAATTTTGCGATCTATACCTCAGCCACCTAGCCGTCAGGAGCGAATTACTGATTGGATCACAATGCAACGGATCCAGTCTCACCTGGAATCAGAAGCAATCGATCTATGGATGGAAAAACCTGATTCAGATCGTATTAAAAAGGCTTGGTTTGGACTAAGAAAAGAGGAAGACCTCAACAAAAGGGATCAATTTATAAAAAAATATGTAGCCTCTCATCTCCATGATCGGTTACAGAAAGAATTTTATAATGACGGGGATGACCATTAA